In Vibrio bathopelagicus, one DNA window encodes the following:
- a CDS encoding efflux RND transporter permease subunit: MNFLAYFAKRQFLARIITVMVLLTGAMSLMQLNLQEYPDVAMDTAEIETIYPGATAQDIELNITNPIEKELRSVDGIAYFSSESSEGRSFIEVEYLPGEDAAVILRDIQQAVDRVGNLPKDIDSPPVVTQQKTSSLDVYHFGVSLAGNNTDSAFLQHYAYQLEKKINNLGGVGSITMSGFNEREFWVEVDPEKARRYQVAFDDISTAIEQHNLSQSGGFVESWSQEQKIVTMTKVESTDDVSNIVIKALDSGQVVRVSDVATVIDTFARATQAPVMSGKPAVIFSITNSGSADVIATIDSIKALLDKESERIGDQFIFQTSLDLGKDMGEKFSIVATNGAIGLVLVLLILSMILQRRVAFWVSVSIPFCVFGVMMVLPIMGLNLDSITLAALLLVIGIIVDDSVIIAESIFQEKEAGKKGVDAAVSGTLKVIKPLMASLVTTALVFIPMMFIPGTMGKAVAVIPITVIAALVFSFIECTLTLPAHLSSAKENAKKVEEKDRFEWVSNQYCSLLNIALNYKKSVIALAIVGFVASGYLVSSLKVDIFPTEAGKYIDVYTEVKAGTPLSQVREAHQVIEQAIESLPETELVSYELTYSSPVSQGIINLTNFDQRSRSAEQIIASLNEELASLSDEMFIKFSIDAGGPPPGDPVEVRVLGGTESERNQTVDLVMAWLEDYQGVTSINHSEALKDPQLNIVPQYHWLAKYNLTVTDLSNALRVGFDGNSVTSTWLGDQEVDIRVVLDEQFRDIEKLKTTKIYTADGQQVPLSRLAMVEQIEIPRLIKHYNGEREVTVSAGLSDENISSVALADELVTELAGQYPASVTINVGGEAESTNETMSGFMVVFPAAMVAIYFVLAVMFNSLLQPLLIMAVIPFAIMASLMALVVHMQPMSLFGLIGVLGMTGVVVNNSLVLINRINELRIEGLNAIDAVTQAAVSRLRPIVMTSLTTVAGLLPLAYGLGGTDVFMGPMSLTLGYGLLFSLPVVLLVIPAMYALFFARKLSISS, translated from the coding sequence ATGAACTTTCTAGCATACTTCGCCAAACGTCAGTTCTTGGCTCGTATCATCACGGTTATGGTGCTGTTAACCGGTGCTATGTCGTTAATGCAGCTCAATTTGCAAGAGTACCCTGATGTTGCGATGGATACTGCTGAAATCGAAACCATCTACCCCGGTGCAACGGCCCAAGACATTGAATTGAACATTACTAATCCAATCGAGAAAGAGCTTCGTTCAGTGGATGGTATTGCGTACTTTTCGTCGGAATCTTCAGAAGGACGTTCTTTCATTGAGGTAGAATATCTGCCCGGTGAAGATGCTGCAGTGATCTTGCGAGACATTCAACAAGCGGTCGATCGAGTGGGTAATCTGCCGAAAGATATTGATTCGCCGCCAGTAGTGACTCAACAGAAAACCTCTTCTTTGGATGTGTACCATTTTGGTGTCAGCCTAGCGGGTAACAATACAGATTCGGCGTTTTTGCAGCACTACGCCTATCAGTTAGAAAAGAAAATCAACAACCTTGGCGGTGTTGGTTCTATCACTATGTCTGGCTTTAATGAGCGAGAGTTTTGGGTTGAGGTCGATCCTGAAAAAGCGCGTCGTTATCAAGTTGCTTTCGACGATATCAGCACCGCGATAGAGCAGCACAACCTGTCGCAATCGGGCGGCTTTGTTGAGTCGTGGAGTCAAGAACAGAAGATCGTCACCATGACCAAAGTGGAGTCGACGGATGATGTGTCTAACATCGTGATTAAGGCGTTGGATTCTGGTCAAGTTGTGCGAGTTTCTGATGTCGCGACAGTCATCGATACCTTTGCTCGAGCAACGCAAGCTCCAGTCATGAGCGGCAAGCCTGCAGTTATCTTCTCAATCACCAATAGCGGCAGTGCCGATGTGATCGCCACCATCGATAGCATCAAGGCATTGTTGGACAAAGAGAGCGAACGCATTGGTGATCAATTCATTTTCCAGACAAGCCTAGATCTTGGCAAAGACATGGGCGAGAAGTTCTCTATCGTGGCAACCAACGGTGCAATAGGGTTAGTGTTAGTTCTGCTGATTTTGAGCATGATCTTGCAGCGTCGCGTGGCTTTCTGGGTATCGGTCTCTATTCCATTTTGTGTATTTGGAGTGATGATGGTTCTACCAATCATGGGACTGAATTTAGACAGCATCACACTGGCCGCATTGTTGTTGGTGATCGGTATTATTGTCGACGACTCAGTGATCATTGCTGAGAGTATTTTCCAAGAGAAGGAAGCAGGTAAAAAAGGCGTAGATGCCGCGGTGTCGGGTACTTTAAAAGTGATTAAGCCATTGATGGCGAGCCTAGTGACAACCGCATTGGTGTTTATTCCAATGATGTTCATTCCGGGCACCATGGGTAAAGCCGTCGCAGTGATTCCAATTACGGTTATTGCAGCATTAGTGTTCTCATTTATCGAATGTACGTTAACGCTACCTGCTCACTTATCTTCTGCAAAAGAGAACGCTAAAAAAGTTGAAGAAAAAGACCGTTTTGAATGGGTTTCTAACCAATATTGTTCATTGCTGAATATCGCGCTCAACTACAAAAAATCGGTTATCGCATTGGCCATCGTTGGTTTCGTCGCTTCAGGTTATTTAGTGTCCTCGTTGAAAGTGGATATCTTCCCGACTGAAGCGGGCAAGTACATTGATGTGTATACCGAGGTAAAGGCTGGAACTCCGTTATCCCAAGTGCGAGAGGCTCATCAAGTTATTGAACAAGCGATTGAATCTCTGCCTGAAACCGAGCTAGTTAGCTATGAACTGACTTACTCGTCGCCAGTATCACAAGGTATCATCAATCTAACGAACTTTGACCAACGTAGCCGTTCTGCTGAACAGATTATAGCTTCACTGAATGAAGAGTTGGCGTCGTTGTCTGATGAGATGTTTATTAAGTTCTCAATTGATGCTGGTGGTCCGCCTCCGGGTGACCCGGTTGAAGTCCGAGTGCTTGGTGGAACGGAGAGTGAACGCAACCAAACGGTTGATTTGGTGATGGCTTGGTTAGAAGACTACCAAGGGGTAACCAGCATTAATCACAGTGAAGCGCTGAAAGATCCCCAGCTTAATATAGTTCCTCAGTATCACTGGCTGGCGAAATATAACCTAACGGTGACTGACCTATCGAATGCGCTGCGTGTCGGGTTTGATGGTAACAGCGTGACATCCACTTGGCTTGGTGACCAAGAAGTCGATATACGAGTGGTATTGGACGAGCAGTTCCGCGATATAGAGAAACTGAAAACCACAAAGATTTACACGGCAGACGGACAACAAGTGCCACTGAGCCGCTTGGCCATGGTTGAGCAGATTGAAATCCCACGTCTTATCAAACACTACAATGGTGAGCGTGAGGTGACAGTTTCTGCGGGGTTGTCTGACGAGAATATCAGCTCTGTCGCGCTAGCCGATGAGTTAGTTACTGAACTCGCGGGACAATACCCAGCAAGTGTGACCATTAATGTTGGTGGCGAGGCGGAAAGCACCAATGAAACCATGAGCGGTTTTATGGTGGTGTTCCCTGCGGCGATGGTGGCGATCTACTTTGTATTGGCGGTGATGTTCAACTCACTACTGCAACCATTACTTATTATGGCAGTTATCCCGTTTGCGATCATGGCTTCACTGATGGCGTTAGTCGTACACATGCAGCCGATGTCTCTGTTTGGACTGATTGGCGTACTTGGAATGACTGGAGTTGTGGTCAATAACTCTTTGGTTCTGATTAACAGGATCAACGAGCTAAGAATCGAAGGATTGAACGCGATAGACGCCGTGACGCAAGCTGCCGTCAGCCGTCTACGTCCAATTGTCATGACCTCTCTGACCACAGTAGCTGGCTTGCTACCGCTCGCTTATGGGCTAGGTGGAACGGATGTGTTTATGGGGCCAATGTCGCTCACATTAGGCTATGGCCTGTTGTTCTCGTTGCCTGTTGTACTGTTGGTGATTCCTGCTATGTATGCGTTGTTCTTTGCTAGAAAATTAAGTATCTCATCATAG
- a CDS encoding efflux RND transporter periplasmic adaptor subunit, which translates to MNTKIITLAVLLGVSTTQISITQATELIGHVQGLNKHSVVAEVPGVVEMNNLEVGDAVNQQQILAQIKADDFKFSVNKAKANLALAEADLALRKATYNRYQALIKKNSLSLGELDTARAEFLSAKAAVSVAKIEYQQSQVDLDNTQIESLISGYISNKPAQSGAWVSEGDLLYEVVNIDKVTLSFMASEYDLKHFTVGQEVVVWSETNPEIKMEANVQRIGVEMQNSTYPVLVEITNQGHQFKPGMSVYASTDLSMQSMTTAQTKSNQIVLNEGKGL; encoded by the coding sequence ATGAACACTAAAATTATCACGCTTGCAGTTCTTCTGGGAGTATCCACAACTCAAATATCAATAACTCAAGCAACGGAGTTAATCGGACATGTTCAAGGTTTAAATAAACACAGTGTCGTGGCAGAGGTGCCCGGTGTGGTTGAGATGAATAACCTTGAAGTGGGTGATGCGGTAAACCAGCAACAGATACTGGCTCAGATAAAAGCCGATGATTTTAAGTTTAGCGTGAACAAAGCCAAAGCAAACCTAGCTCTGGCTGAGGCGGATCTCGCATTGCGCAAAGCGACCTACAACCGCTATCAAGCTCTCATCAAGAAGAACAGCCTCTCATTAGGAGAGTTAGACACTGCGCGCGCAGAGTTTCTTAGCGCCAAAGCCGCGGTTTCCGTCGCTAAAATTGAATACCAACAATCGCAAGTGGATCTTGATAACACTCAGATTGAATCCTTAATTTCGGGTTACATCTCCAATAAACCTGCGCAATCAGGCGCTTGGGTTAGCGAGGGGGATTTACTTTATGAAGTGGTCAATATCGATAAGGTGACTCTGTCATTCATGGCGAGTGAGTATGACTTAAAGCATTTTACCGTTGGTCAGGAAGTGGTGGTGTGGTCTGAAACTAACCCTGAAATCAAGATGGAAGCGAACGTGCAGCGCATTGGCGTCGAGATGCAAAACTCAACCTATCCGGTACTCGTAGAAATCACCAACCAAGGCCATCAGTTTAAACCGGGTATGTCGGTTTATGCCTCGACCGACCTTTCTATGCAAAGCATGACAACCGCTCAAACAAAATCGAATCAAATTGTATTAAATGAAGGTAAAGGGCTGTAA
- a CDS encoding response regulator transcription factor, whose amino-acid sequence MLERSRILVVEDNIELQGIIADFLEVKEAIADFASDGEQGFKLAMDNDFDAIVLDVMLPKLDGMEVASKLRQNGVTTPILMLTALNGQEDLLSSFDSGADDFVTKPFKFPELEARLSALIKRNKGLVAKKSLSFGEVIIDEKTHTASRSGQSLNLTPIMFQILRELVKAQGGVVTRESLIYMLWGDDIPDKDVLRSHIYLLRNVLDKPFDFPMLKTIPKHGFQLIESNNEPQFA is encoded by the coding sequence ATGCTTGAACGCAGTCGTATTTTGGTTGTTGAAGACAATATCGAACTACAAGGCATTATTGCCGACTTCTTAGAAGTGAAAGAGGCCATTGCAGACTTCGCTTCTGATGGTGAACAAGGCTTCAAGCTTGCAATGGACAACGACTTCGACGCTATCGTTCTCGATGTAATGCTACCCAAGCTTGACGGGATGGAGGTGGCGTCTAAGTTACGTCAAAATGGTGTAACCACTCCAATATTGATGCTAACAGCATTGAATGGCCAAGAAGATCTATTAAGTAGCTTTGATTCAGGTGCCGACGACTTCGTAACCAAACCGTTCAAGTTTCCTGAATTAGAAGCTCGCCTGTCAGCACTGATAAAACGCAATAAAGGCTTAGTCGCCAAAAAGTCGTTGAGCTTTGGTGAAGTGATCATCGATGAAAAAACACATACCGCTTCAAGAAGTGGTCAATCACTCAACCTAACCCCTATCATGTTTCAGATTTTGAGAGAGTTAGTAAAAGCTCAAGGTGGCGTAGTCACTCGTGAAAGCCTAATCTACATGCTGTGGGGAGATGACATTCCAGACAAAGACGTACTCCGCAGCCATATCTACCTATTACGAAACGTGCTCGATAAACCCTTCGATTTTCCTATGCTCAAGACCATTCCTAAACACGGCTTTCAATTGATCGAGTCTAACAATGAGCCTCAATTCGCATGA
- a CDS encoding sensor histidine kinase has translation MRTFSVIALVSSCIVFFVFSLRLVWQEEAQIENHLKSYKGVAQQFYRLLSPKGSLKLSENVTAYYGEADFTDQLKKLPPMALETVDRQRFEIRLSEEDIIIPGVIVYHFAFEDQGETIPTYITISSFDMDLWDDSWGVLMAISTLLMIGLIIVLRITLKRVFDQLMAPISELSTQLTKLESDNFKVPDHTVDELQMLTSHLNSYSTMKDRLAKQEMMFAKYASHELKTPISIVIGAAELQAMKPDDPVFQAKQRERILGAANGMSTTVEVLLNIVKQENSSTDKTLTAINQESIDVSKYRGMLTAGVELVLNVEPNTTLNMPLPLVNMVLKNYIENAIRFTTQGKIIVTINSNTISVSDTGSGLNDNTKTEHGLGLIIVKRIGDSYGWTSTLIDNKAPSDTSLHPTGCTATFARNDV, from the coding sequence ATGCGAACGTTTTCGGTCATCGCACTTGTCTCTTCATGCATTGTCTTTTTCGTTTTCTCGCTACGTTTAGTGTGGCAAGAAGAGGCTCAAATCGAGAATCACCTAAAATCATATAAAGGGGTAGCACAGCAGTTTTACCGCCTTCTTTCTCCAAAAGGCAGTCTCAAGCTGTCAGAAAACGTAACGGCCTACTATGGTGAGGCAGACTTTACCGACCAACTGAAAAAGCTACCGCCAATGGCGTTGGAAACGGTCGATCGACAGCGTTTTGAGATCAGGCTTTCCGAAGAAGATATTATTATTCCCGGGGTTATCGTCTACCACTTTGCTTTTGAAGACCAGGGAGAAACCATCCCGACTTACATTACTATAAGCTCATTTGATATGGACCTGTGGGACGACAGTTGGGGCGTATTGATGGCGATTTCGACTCTGTTGATGATCGGGCTGATCATAGTATTGCGGATTACACTCAAGCGAGTGTTCGACCAACTAATGGCGCCTATTTCAGAGCTCAGTACTCAACTCACTAAACTTGAATCTGACAACTTCAAAGTACCCGACCACACGGTTGATGAGTTGCAGATGCTCACCTCGCACCTCAACAGTTACTCGACAATGAAAGACAGACTTGCCAAGCAAGAGATGATGTTTGCGAAATACGCTAGCCATGAATTGAAAACACCGATCTCAATTGTTATTGGCGCAGCAGAATTACAAGCCATGAAGCCCGATGATCCTGTATTTCAAGCTAAGCAACGAGAACGTATTCTTGGAGCCGCCAATGGCATGAGTACTACTGTTGAAGTGCTACTAAATATTGTTAAGCAAGAGAACTCTTCAACAGATAAAACACTTACAGCGATTAACCAAGAATCTATCGATGTATCGAAGTACCGCGGCATGCTAACTGCTGGTGTGGAGTTAGTTCTGAATGTTGAGCCAAACACCACGCTCAACATGCCGCTACCGTTGGTGAACATGGTATTAAAGAACTACATTGAAAATGCGATTCGATTTACCACACAAGGTAAGATTATAGTGACCATCAACTCCAACACGATTTCGGTTTCAGATACTGGCTCAGGGCTGAATGATAATACAAAAACGGAACACGGCCTTGGCCTCATCATCGTGAAACGCATCGGAGACAGTTACGGCTGGACATCCACACTGATAGATAATAAAGCCCCGTCGGACACGAGCCTACATCCCACGGGCTGCACTGCGACTTTTGCTCGAAACGATGTATAA